From a region of the Salvelinus alpinus chromosome 2, SLU_Salpinus.1, whole genome shotgun sequence genome:
- the LOC139540978 gene encoding protein B4-like encodes MVMVNEALKELDSRKGVSSQAIRGYITEKYPSVDLVRLKYMIRKTLKKGFEGGVLDAKASASKVAPAKKPKSKRAEGTAEDQPKAQKTTKGEGAAKKGAKAKAFQKPMKGDTAAPEVKPTGK; translated from the exons ATGGTGATGGTTAACGAAGCGCTGAAGGAGTTGGACTCTCGAAAGGGGGTCTCCTCGCAGGCCATTCGCGGATACATAACAGAGAAATATCCATCTGTGGACCTGGTGAGGTTGAAATACATGATACGCAAGACCCTGAAAAAAGGATTCGAGGGCGGGGTATTG GATGCAAAAGCATCTGCTTCCAAGGTGGCCCCTGCTAAGAAGCCCAAGTCGAAGAGGGCAGAGGGGACAGCTGAGGATCAACCCAAAGCACAGAAGACTACCAAGGGTGAAGGGGCAGCCAAGAAGGGTGCAAAGGCCAAAGCTTTCCAGAAGCCGATGAAGGGGGACACTGCTGCTCCTGAAGTTAAACCCACAGGGAAATGA